The following proteins are encoded in a genomic region of Thermodesulfobacteriota bacterium:
- a CDS encoding biotin--[acetyl-CoA-carboxylase] ligase has product MYTREVEIVRFLKEESGYLSGQAISRALGISRTAVWKQIGKLREAGYSIEARPRKGYRLTGPPPFNGIEVASSLETEFIGKGGNLLFFPMLDSTNSKAMELARAGAPEGTAIIADSQRAGKGRLGRRWESPPGLNLYTSIILRPKILPQDAQSLTLLSAVATAEAVAAYSPVKPTVKWPNDILIESCKVAGILTEMNSEMDRVNFVVVGIGVNLNAAPSLRHGRMRIPAVSIKGMEKTGSDVPRARFTQTLYSAMEKWYKVYLTDGLSPVVSAWRGYFASEGKPVRVSGPPNIEG; this is encoded by the coding sequence GTGTACACCCGGGAAGTCGAAATAGTACGGTTCCTCAAAGAGGAGAGCGGCTACCTGTCGGGACAGGCCATAAGCCGCGCGCTCGGCATCTCCAGGACGGCGGTCTGGAAACAGATCGGAAAGTTGAGGGAGGCCGGCTACTCCATAGAGGCGCGCCCGAGGAAGGGCTACCGCCTCACCGGCCCCCCTCCGTTCAACGGAATAGAGGTCGCCTCCTCCCTTGAAACGGAGTTCATAGGAAAAGGGGGAAACCTCCTCTTCTTCCCCATGCTCGACTCCACCAACTCGAAGGCCATGGAGCTCGCCAGGGCGGGCGCTCCCGAGGGGACCGCTATAATAGCCGACAGCCAGAGGGCCGGTAAGGGACGGCTCGGAAGGAGGTGGGAGTCCCCGCCGGGACTGAACCTCTACACCTCCATAATACTAAGGCCGAAGATATTGCCACAGGACGCCCAATCGCTCACACTCCTCTCGGCCGTGGCCACGGCCGAAGCCGTCGCCGCGTACAGCCCCGTAAAACCCACGGTAAAGTGGCCGAACGATATACTCATAGAGTCCTGCAAGGTCGCAGGCATACTGACCGAGATGAACTCGGAAATGGACAGGGTGAACTTCGTGGTGGTGGGCATCGGGGTGAACCTGAACGCGGCCCCCTCTCTCAGGCACGGCCGGATGCGGATCCCGGCCGTCTCCATCAAGGGAATGGAAAAAACCGGCTCGGACGTCCCCAGGGCCCGCTTTACCCAAACCCTTTATTCCGCGATGGAAAAATGGTATAAAGTATATCTTACCGACGGGCTCTCCCCGGTCGTGAGTGCATGGAGAGGATACTTCGCCTCGGAAGGCAAGCCGGTCAGGGTGAGCGGGCCTCCGAATATCGAGGGC
- a CDS encoding valine--tRNA ligase, whose product MSNGKELAKIYEPGAVEGRWSARWLEKRLFTADPASSKEPFTMVIPPPNITGTLHLGHALNNTLQDIMARYKRMRGFNVLWVPGIDHAGIATQNVVEKKLHEEGSDRHKLGRDEFIERVWQWKEESGGAIINQLKRLGSSCDWTRQRFTMDEGLSRSVREVFISLYKEGLIYRGDYIINWCPRCHTALSDLEVEAEETDGSLWHLVYPAKDGKGSITVATTRPETMLGDVAVAVNPEDKRYKKLIGKTLLLPLIGREIPVITDPSVDMEFGTGAVKITPAHDFNDFEMASRHDLPSISIMDMDARMNEAAGSYKGLTRYEAREKVVKDLTALGLLKKTEKYAVRLGSCYRCGTVVEPTLSKQWFVKVKPLAEPAIKAVQDGETVFVPKSWEKTYFEWMRNIRDWCISRQIWWGHRIPAWHCKDCEHITVSTSDPAACEKCGGKKIEQDPDVLDTWFSSALWPFSTLGWPEKTPELKTFYPTSALFTSFDIIFFWVARMMMMGLKFRGEVPFKEVYIHALIRDAEGKKMSKSKGNVIDPLVMMDKYGTDALRFSLAAFAAQGRDIKLAEDRIEGYRNFSNKLWNLARFTLMSVDKDATGGFDIAVDKYTTADKWIITKLDECYNTVGRSIDRYQFDAAARALYSFIWHELCDWYVELVKPDLRGEGGGENGEDRKRIASSVLLSVLEDTMKLLHPFMPFITEEIYSYLPGGKRKKEQCLMEELLPSERDVYPEEAREMESLMEVIKAIRNIRTEMNVPPGTPLDCVCLPADEAGRRTLTRGEGYIKSLARVEGFTIGGEKPEQAAFSIADGVEVYVPLKGLIDVDSETKRLGKELEKLLKDFSSVEKKLSNEEFLGKAPKEIIEKQKVRLEGLREKRSKVEAGLERLKSLGE is encoded by the coding sequence ATGAGCAACGGAAAAGAACTCGCAAAGATATACGAGCCCGGAGCGGTGGAGGGGCGGTGGTCCGCCCGTTGGCTCGAAAAACGCCTTTTCACGGCGGACCCGGCCTCAAGCAAAGAGCCCTTCACCATGGTCATCCCTCCGCCGAACATAACCGGCACGCTTCACCTCGGTCACGCCCTTAATAACACGCTCCAGGATATAATGGCCCGCTATAAGAGGATGCGGGGCTTTAACGTCCTCTGGGTACCCGGCATAGATCACGCCGGCATAGCCACGCAGAACGTCGTCGAGAAAAAACTTCACGAAGAGGGGTCGGACCGCCATAAGCTCGGCCGCGACGAGTTCATAGAGAGGGTCTGGCAGTGGAAGGAGGAGAGCGGCGGGGCCATTATAAACCAGCTCAAGCGGCTCGGCTCCTCGTGCGACTGGACCAGGCAGCGCTTCACCATGGACGAGGGGCTCTCACGGTCCGTGCGCGAGGTCTTTATATCCCTCTACAAAGAAGGGCTCATATACAGGGGCGACTACATAATAAACTGGTGCCCCAGATGCCACACCGCGCTCTCCGACCTGGAGGTCGAGGCGGAGGAGACCGACGGAAGCCTCTGGCACCTCGTCTACCCGGCAAAGGACGGCAAAGGGAGCATTACCGTGGCCACCACCCGGCCCGAGACCATGCTCGGCGACGTGGCCGTGGCTGTAAACCCCGAGGACAAGCGCTATAAAAAACTTATTGGAAAGACCCTCCTCCTCCCTCTCATCGGGAGAGAGATACCGGTTATAACCGACCCGTCGGTCGATATGGAGTTCGGCACCGGGGCGGTGAAGATAACCCCGGCCCACGACTTCAACGACTTCGAGATGGCCTCCCGCCACGACCTGCCCTCGATAAGCATCATGGACATGGACGCCCGCATGAACGAAGCGGCCGGGAGCTATAAGGGACTTACCCGGTACGAGGCAAGGGAGAAGGTCGTAAAAGACCTTACCGCCCTGGGGCTCCTCAAGAAGACCGAAAAGTACGCCGTCCGGCTCGGCTCCTGCTACAGGTGCGGGACCGTGGTGGAGCCGACGCTCTCGAAGCAGTGGTTCGTAAAGGTAAAGCCCCTTGCCGAGCCCGCCATAAAGGCCGTTCAAGACGGGGAGACCGTCTTTGTCCCGAAGAGCTGGGAGAAGACCTACTTCGAATGGATGAGGAACATCCGCGACTGGTGCATCTCCCGGCAGATCTGGTGGGGACACAGGATACCGGCATGGCACTGCAAGGACTGCGAACACATAACCGTCTCCACCTCCGACCCCGCGGCTTGCGAAAAGTGCGGTGGCAAAAAGATCGAGCAGGACCCCGACGTGCTCGACACATGGTTCTCCTCGGCGCTCTGGCCGTTCTCCACTCTCGGCTGGCCCGAGAAGACGCCGGAGTTAAAAACCTTCTACCCTACCTCCGCGCTCTTTACGAGCTTCGACATAATATTTTTCTGGGTCGCCCGCATGATGATGATGGGCTTGAAGTTCAGGGGTGAGGTGCCGTTCAAAGAGGTCTACATACACGCCCTCATCCGCGACGCCGAAGGGAAGAAGATGAGCAAGAGCAAGGGCAACGTCATCGACCCGCTCGTCATGATGGATAAGTACGGCACCGACGCGCTCCGGTTCTCGCTCGCGGCCTTCGCCGCGCAGGGGCGCGACATAAAGCTCGCCGAAGACAGGATAGAGGGCTACCGGAACTTTTCCAACAAGCTCTGGAACCTCGCGCGCTTCACCCTTATGAGCGTGGACAAAGACGCCACGGGCGGCTTCGATATAGCGGTCGATAAGTACACAACGGCGGACAAGTGGATTATAACGAAGCTCGACGAGTGCTACAATACGGTTGGGAGGTCCATAGACCGCTACCAGTTCGACGCGGCGGCAAGGGCGCTCTACTCCTTTATATGGCACGAGCTCTGCGACTGGTACGTGGAGCTCGTAAAGCCGGACCTTCGTGGAGAGGGGGGGGGAGAGAACGGGGAGGACAGAAAAAGGATCGCATCGAGCGTTCTCTTGAGCGTGCTCGAAGACACCATGAAACTCCTCCACCCCTTCATGCCCTTCATAACCGAGGAGATATACTCTTACCTGCCGGGTGGGAAAAGAAAAAAAGAGCAGTGCCTGATGGAAGAGCTCCTCCCCAGCGAGCGGGACGTCTACCCCGAAGAGGCCCGCGAGATGGAGAGCTTGATGGAGGTCATAAAGGCAATAAGGAACATACGGACGGAGATGAACGTCCCGCCCGGAACCCCGCTCGACTGCGTGTGCCTGCCGGCCGACGAAGCCGGGAGACGAACGCTTACCAGGGGCGAAGGGTACATAAAGAGCCTCGCGCGGGTGGAAGGGTTTACAATCGGCGGAGAAAAGCCCGAGCAGGCGGCCTTCTCCATCGCCGACGGCGTGGAGGTCTACGTGCCGCTAAAAGGGCTTATAGACGTTGACTCCGAGACAAAGAGGCTCGGCAAAGAGCTTGAAAAGCTCCTGAAAGACTTTTCGAGCGTGGAGAAAAAGCTCTCGAACGAGGAGTTCCTCGGCAAGGCCCCTAAAGAGATCATAGAGAAACAGAAGGTGCGGCTCGAGGGGCTACGGGAGAAGAGGTCGAAGGTCGAGGCCGGACTCGAGAGGCTCAAAAGCCTCGGGGAATAA
- the nadC gene encoding carboxylating nicotinate-nucleotide diphosphorylase codes for MKTKKRTTPRLDRYTEVLIRAALVEDLGPGDITTDAVVPRGTQGSASIVAKQPLIVCGLSVAGRVFASVDRRLCFTPLAKDGARVRKGAVIAKVEGGLRGILSGERVALNFLQKLSGVATLTSEFVKKAGKRGPRILDTRKTTPCMRILEKYAVKTGGGENHRLGLFDAVLIKDNHITAAGGVGKALDAVKKRYRGKVSVEVETKSLQEVREALHAGADLIMLDNMGVAKIKKAMALIGERALVEVSGGITLENVGEVSRSGVDFISVGGLTHSAPAVDISLKVTRCTPGKSK; via the coding sequence ATGAAAACGAAAAAACGTACCACGCCGCGCCTCGACAGGTACACCGAAGTGCTCATACGGGCGGCCCTTGTCGAGGACCTCGGGCCGGGCGACATAACCACCGACGCCGTGGTGCCCAGGGGGACGCAGGGCTCGGCGAGTATCGTGGCGAAGCAGCCGCTCATCGTCTGCGGCCTGAGCGTCGCCGGAAGAGTATTCGCCTCGGTCGACAGAAGGCTCTGCTTCACCCCGCTCGCGAAGGACGGCGCGCGGGTAAGGAAGGGTGCTGTCATAGCGAAAGTGGAAGGAGGACTTCGGGGGATACTCTCCGGCGAGAGGGTGGCGCTTAACTTCCTCCAGAAACTCTCCGGCGTAGCGACGCTTACAAGTGAGTTCGTGAAGAAAGCGGGGAAGCGGGGGCCCAGGATACTCGACACCCGCAAGACCACCCCGTGCATGAGGATACTCGAAAAGTACGCCGTAAAGACCGGCGGGGGAGAGAACCACAGGCTGGGCCTCTTCGACGCCGTACTTATAAAGGATAACCACATAACGGCGGCGGGCGGGGTAGGCAAGGCGCTCGATGCCGTTAAGAAACGTTACCGGGGGAAGGTCTCGGTGGAGGTGGAGACAAAAAGCCTCCAAGAGGTCCGCGAGGCGCTTCATGCGGGAGCGGACCTGATAATGCTCGACAACATGGGCGTGGCGAAGATAAAAAAGGCAATGGCCCTTATCGGCGAGAGGGCGCTCGTAGAGGTGTCGGGAGGCATAACGCTTGAAAACGTCGGAGAGGTGTCGCGCTCGGGCGTGGACTTCATCTCCGTCGGCGGGCTCACGCACTCCGCGCCCGCGGTCGACATCTCGCTCAAGGTGACACGGTGTACACCCGGGAAGTCGAAATAG